The stretch of DNA GGTCTTGCTGGCAACTTCTTTCACCATCTGTGCACCCATATTTTCGAGCTTATCTTCGAGTTCGATTTCCTTAGCAACGGTCACACCGTCTTTCGTGACAATGGGGGCACCAAAGGACTTCTCAATCACGACGTTGCGGCCTTTCGGACCAAGGGTCACGGTTACGGCGTCGGCCAGGATGTTGACGCCGCGTAAAATTTTATCTCGTGCATCTTGACCAAATTTAACATTCTTTGCAGCCATGATGTTTCCTCCTCGCGTGCATGCGACGCTTATTCGATCACCCCAAGGATGTCATCCTCGCGCATGATCAGGTGCTCTTCACCGTCAATCTTCACTTCGGTTCCAGAGTACTTGCCAAACAACACCTTATCGCCAGCCTTCACGTCGAGAGGAGTCACTTTCCCGTCCTCATTGACCTTCCCTTTACCTACCGCAATGACTTTCCCTTCCTGCGGTTTCTCCTTGGCGGTGTCGGGGATAATAATCCCGCCCTTGGTTTTCTCTTCCTCTGCAATCCGTTTGACAATAATTCGATCCTG from Deltaproteobacteria bacterium encodes:
- a CDS encoding co-chaperone GroES translates to MKIRPLQDRIIVKRIAEEEKTKGGIIIPDTAKEKPQEGKVIAVGKGKVNEDGKVTPLDVKAGDKVLFGKYSGTEVKIDGEEHLIMREDDILGVIE